One stretch of Filifactor alocis ATCC 35896 DNA includes these proteins:
- the prmC gene encoding peptide chain release factor N(5)-glutamine methyltransferase: MNIQELLKEGQQLLQSSSSSALLDAQLLLMYVLQVDKLYLMIHLNEEVPLEKIGIYYELLAERKQSVPIAYLIHKKPFYGRDFFVSPGVLIPRPDTEILIEKTLDVIPDNKQVSGIEIGCGSGAISITLLLENRLLNMVATDIEAIPIEITSKNANLNNVQNRLRLIKTDLFNGIPSKQFDFIISNPPYIPYDDSTKLMKDVIDYEPKVALFAEENGIFFFRKILEDGKKFLKEDGFVAFEIGCSQAKQIRELCLKEGFHKVLIHRDLHGLDRVVIAFR, encoded by the coding sequence ATGAATATTCAAGAATTATTAAAAGAGGGACAACAGTTATTACAAAGTAGTTCATCCAGTGCTTTGTTGGATGCACAATTGTTACTTATGTATGTATTACAAGTGGATAAGTTATATCTAATGATTCATTTGAACGAGGAAGTTCCGCTTGAAAAAATTGGAATATATTATGAACTGTTAGCAGAGAGAAAGCAATCTGTTCCTATTGCGTATCTCATTCATAAGAAACCTTTTTATGGAAGAGACTTTTTTGTTTCACCGGGAGTTTTAATACCAAGACCGGATACGGAAATTTTGATTGAAAAAACCTTAGATGTCATACCTGATAACAAACAAGTATCCGGAATAGAAATAGGTTGTGGAAGCGGAGCAATTTCAATCACTTTACTTTTAGAAAATCGCTTATTAAATATGGTTGCTACTGATATTGAAGCAATTCCTATTGAAATCACATCAAAAAATGCGAATTTAAACAATGTGCAGAACCGACTAAGATTAATCAAAACGGATTTGTTTAATGGGATTCCTTCAAAACAATTTGATTTTATCATATCAAACCCACCATATATTCCGTATGATGATTCAACTAAACTTATGAAAGATGTGATAGACTATGAACCGAAAGTTGCTTTGTTTGCAGAAGAAAACGGAATCTTTTTTTTTCGAAAAATACTGGAAGATGGGAAAAAATTTTTGAAAGAAGATGGTTTTGTTGCATTTGAAATTGGATGTTCTCAAGCGAAACAGATAAGAGAACTATGTTTGAAAGAAGGTTTTCATAAGGTTCTGATTCACCGAGACTTGCATGGATTAGATCGTGTTGTGATAGCGTTTAGATAA